The stretch of DNA CTGTACATTGAGGAATGAGGATCTTCAGTCAGGTCTTTCCACGAGTAACAGAACGGAGAAGGATTCAGGGTTCGCGTCAGCTTACCGCGCGTGCGGGCCCGCTCCTCggctccaccgcccgccgtcGGAGGCGAGGCTGCTCCTGTGGCATCGGCGTCGAGACGCACCCTCCTCGTTCTccccggcggcgaggtcaccgCGGTCGCGTAGGGTTACGGCGACCGACCAGGCAGCCAGCGTCAGAGACTCGGAGTCTGGAAAGGAACAGCGGTTATCGTCGTCTCGCTTCTGGAGTCCTGTCAGGACGTGGGCCCGCTCCCGTGCACCCAAGGAGGGCCCACCTTGTCAGCGGCCTTCAAATATACTCGCGCCTTGGCGCCGACCACCCTGGGGTAACCATCTCAACGAACTCGCCCTCCCTCCCGGCCCGGCCTCTCCACTCCACGCGGCGAGGGACCCAAGAGCCCGACGGGTTCTCTCCCCACCCTCACgatcgccggccgccgcgaggAAACCAGGGGAAGAGGGAGGAAGCCTAGCGCGAGAGAGACACcccgggcgggcgggcgcgcgtGCGGTCGCGCCTCCCGAATCGGGGCGCGATCGGACGATCCATGGACGTGTTCAACGGGGTGCGCTTCGTGCGGCTGCGGTgctgcgcgcggcgcggcaagTACCTCGCGGCGGACGTCGACGGGCTCAACGTCTGCCTCTCCGGCCAGCGCGGCGTGCACAACGTCGTGTGGGCGGTCCACCACGCGGCGGGCCCCGACGGCGGGCCCTGCGTCCTCCTCCGCGGCGCCTACGGCCGCTACCTCCTCTCCACCAGCGTCCAGGCGGGCACGGGCCCCTCCCACGGCGTCCTCACCACGCAGGACGACCTCGGCCAcaacccgccgccgcccgggatGCTGTGGCAGGCGATTCCCAGGCGGAGCACCTTCGTCATCCGGAGCGGCACGGGCCGGTACCTCCGCGCCAACGGCCGCTACCTCAGGTGGCGCAGGGCCGTCACCTCCGCCGGCGACAACGGCAGCACCATGATGCAGTGGGACATCGAGAACGTCCCCATCAGGATGACGCGGCCCTGCATCCTTGATCCAACCTACCAGGTAAATTGGTGACCTTGTTTTCGAGAAACGATGAGGATTCCGTAATCCGTCCTTGCTGACAAGTTACTGCGTATGATCGGCGATGAACAGCTGACGCATGCGCGGCGTCGCCCGCTGACGGAGAGCGAGGTGGCTCGGCAGATCCGGTTCGTGCGCGGCGAGACCAACGGGACCGTCAACGAGGGAGCCTGGAGGACGATGCGGCTCAACACGAACAACCTGATGCAGCTGCGGCTCACGCTGGCGTGCCGCCTGGGCGCCAGCAGGGACGTCACCCGCACCACCCTCTGCATCCGGGCCGGCCGCTACGGGCACCTCAGCCCTCTGCTCGTCGACCTGCCCATCGGCACCAACCGCATCGACATTGTCATCCTAAACCACGGGACACAAGGTGAGGTTCACCTCAGCTGAGATCAGGGTTTCTCCatcttttcctttccttcttccaaGTGCTCTCTGCTAAGTACTTGACTGAAATTGTTCGTCCAAATGTCTCATATGTTGCATGTGCCATCGCTCTTATTACCAAATGCTTTCTGAATACTTGGCTGAGACTGTTCAAATATGTCACAACCTACATGTCATTGTTCTTATAAGTACATAATAGATCGTGCAAATGGTTCAGAAGAAGCTTTGTGTCAATGCTCTTATTACCAAATGCTAACTTATCTCTCTATTTTCAGCGGACAATGATTTGCGGTACCCAGATTTGAATGCTCCATCCATAGAATAGCAGCAAGGTCTCCTGAGAAAAGGACATCAGACAATGATCTGGGCATCTTGCAGAAGTGATATGCCAAGGAATTTTTCAGTTCTCTTGAATAAGAGTAGAGGAAGTAGATCAGTTCTCACACGTCCTCAACTAGGTGTCCTGAACTCGGTTCTATTCTTCGGAGTCCATTTGCTCTGCTCAGAGTCCTGGAAGCAGGTAGAAACTAGTTACTGAAGATACTCGTAGAACACAGGTAGAACATGGTTTTGACAGAGGATACTGGCTGAAAAGTACCAATCACTTGCAATGTGATTCTTCTGCTGCAGATATGTTACTCTATCAAGTGATCTGTAAAAATACAATTTTGCTGAGTTCTGACAGAGAATGTCTTTGTGAAAAATGTGAAACGGCACTCAGTACTTGTGATAAGTAACTTTTGCTTTTTCTAATGTTCTAATGAAACGAAAGATGTTTTTTTAGTAGCAATTTCCTAATGTATTTCCAGCTGACAGTAATAGGCTCCTTGCGTAGTTGTGATTTCCTGCAAAATATCTGTGCACAGACTTAATGGCGATTTCTAATAGCGAAATTGGTTTACATCTGTTATCTGCAATGCATTGGGATGGAATTATCTTTCAGAAGAAACAATTTTTTTGCGATATTCTGTAAGGTAATTGTCTGTAGAAGGTAGCATGCGCAAATACAAGTTTGTTCAGCATCAGTTCTCTTTTTGGAGAATTTGACGTGCATCTAAATGACGGAACAAATTGCTAGTAGCATGGCACATGATCATTGGAACACATACGCTTTCGATAACCAAACTCTGAACATGGCATTCATATAACAGAACGTCTGATCAATTAAACAAGCCTTCGTCCATCTGAGCAGACAATGACCAGTATTAAACTAGAGGAAGCACAGGCAGAAACTGAAACACGATACGGTAGTAAAACACGATAAGCAGAATGGTAGCCCAAGGACACAAGGAAACTGAAGCAGCAGAATATCGTCCAAGCATCGACTTGGTGCGTCGCCCAGTTGGGCATCACTTCTTCCTGAGGAACACGTCGGAGAGCACGGTGTCCGACCGCAGCGCTGCCTTGAGAAGAGCCAGCCCCTGACGGACGTTGGGCGGAACGACACAAAAACGATACAATGTCAGAAGAGGGCTGCTCAGAAACAAGATGGTTCGATATTGAAGGGAGAACGACGCAAGAACCTCGGCCGTGCCGACAGTGACGAACTTCTCGGCGAGCTCGACGTCCTTGCCGGCGAACTTGTTTATCATCGTGATGCTGGAGATGGCCGACATGGGCGTCACCTCCAGCCCGTCCGTCACCATGTAGGTGACCACCCCCTTGACGTACCCGCCGCTCTCGTCCGAGGATGAGGACgaccccgcggccgccggcgccgcgaaCGGCAGCACGAAGGCCACCTCCGTGGACATGGCCAGCTTGCACTGCGGGCACGTGGCCTTCGCCTCCATGGTCGCCGTGGCGCAGTACCCGGCGCAGGTGTACAGCCTGAACCTGGCCAGCGccggctcgccgtcgccgtcggcgccgccgccctgcagcagcagcagctcgcgGGCGTCCGGGTGCAGCACCTTGGGCTGGAGGAGGTCCGACTTGTCGGTGCCGGGCTGCAGGTAGGACGTGCCGATGAGCTC from Panicum hallii strain FIL2 chromosome 3, PHallii_v3.1, whole genome shotgun sequence encodes:
- the LOC112884420 gene encoding uncharacterized protein LOC112884420 produces the protein MDVFNGVRFVRLRCCARRGKYLAADVDGLNVCLSGQRGVHNVVWAVHHAAGPDGGPCVLLRGAYGRYLLSTSVQAGTGPSHGVLTTQDDLGHNPPPPGMLWQAIPRRSTFVIRSGTGRYLRANGRYLRWRRAVTSAGDNGSTMMQWDIENVPIRMTRPCILDPTYQLTHARRRPLTESEVARQIRFVRGETNGTVNEGAWRTMRLNTNNLMQLRLTLACRLGASRDVTRTTLCIRAGRYGHLSPLLVDLPIGTNRIDIVILNHGTQADNDLRYPDLNAPSIE
- the LOC112885076 gene encoding uncharacterized protein LOC112885076, translated to MASKISLKLLVNAKTKTVLFAEAGKEFVDFVFSLLTLPIGAVAKLVSAGTMHGSVGRLYQSVELIGTSYLQPGTDKSDLLQPKVLHPDARELLLLQGGGADGDGEPALARFRLYTCAGYCATATMEAKATCPQCKLAMSTEVAFVLPFAAPAAAGSSSSSDESGGYVKGVVTYMVTDGLEVTPMSAISSITMINKFAGKDVELAEKFVTVGTAEGLALLKAALRSDTVLSDVFLRKK